A stretch of the Hippocampus zosterae strain Florida chromosome 18, ASM2543408v3, whole genome shotgun sequence genome encodes the following:
- the LOC127590917 gene encoding unconventional myosin-XVIIIb-like isoform X3, which translates to MALSSRLKLWEKKIQEENHPAPIPPPSLPALSGGFLKQLVRDSEKETKQKESDVKDEKPQPSKLSDNLVQQFLLPDQTPPILEAEMLLRAEKQSHSSSPAVSPHPPSPQRTAVIPNGTETRREVTPELYTRGKGETEEVKASLQEEEKVEEMLEKRQEPEGRLADANVMEFDRGEVKDVWYEADPVWYVHKDGFTLATQLKPDEGTPDLPQGRVRLRLHTDGSLLDVAEDQIDKCNPAHLDLCEDLSELQSINESSVLHTLITRAKANMPLTHAGPNLINFWPPLQTHSKAPKSRRGESCWDAPPALSALVKRVYVSVVDSRRDHCICATGRSGTGKTTACRAFALALLKQAGTAGPNMSVDRVQAMFTVLKSFGCVASSHSDASSRFAMLFSLDLNHAGRVAAGHLQTMMLDKWRICHATAGESNFLVFSQMLAGLSTEMRSELQLHHIPERHSFGIAPPTKVEEKQRASVAFAKLQVAMETLGFSTSEQKAIWHVLAGIYHLGAAGACKVGRRQFLNFDSAQAASCVLGFDAEEFHTFIFKHHLRQLLQRATGSAREHNSVPQVEEGPRMTAAQCIDGMASGLYEELFTAIVSLINRSLSGQQLALASVMVVDTPGLRNPRHAAHQQAANFSDFCHNYLQERLAQHRYAHTFTNTMDRYAQENVHVELNCPEANPADVVSAIDQPAPQVRAVGDAPRGLLWALDEEMLTPTSSEDAALERVCRHYNNSVRQCEQPLHCEVQHLTGNDPVRYDLSGWFDVLHHNPAGGNAAELLRNSAIVPVKSLFTPSARVAPARGGVCGLEGWSQRSLQRSSTIRKTLSAGSAALRRHSPCIAIKLQADALVNVMRRARPIFLQCFSGKTDASGAFDVVQLRAQLEAAQTLAMLRVYRTGYPDHMTLSDFRCHFQALSPPIMKRYASMFVSHDERKAVDELLADLDLDPKSIAVGASRVFMKRGVLRHLEARRDLQVAGWLVHLQAACVGHLARHKYRTLKVQHMAVRCLQRNLRVLRTVSEWSWWKLFCRVRPLLDVNMDNERLRAKEDEVLGLRRRLEKSEKERNDLRQMADACETKLTAVTAELSDERFCGDALGQALDVERAERLRLSKENKDLQARLDQCKVAMETLEKNMEEEREKIRTLESQQMAGTESELALQLECCQTEVDFLRRRLQQTDEKAEAERQARQQVDAKVASLQAQLDESKRTATDLKRHNRRLANELHDARVMTDNLHNRTHQLERKRRRFDGELAAALGEAESERELKDKTLQENAALGVQIFTLRRDLEESRAEARRLQKQKDELCSQIRDLSVNLTPDSVPELKRQVRHLEGVAGQRAEEVTKLTATVEQQQQVQVRVELEMARVKQMHQKELEDKEEELEDVHRSSQRRLRQLEMQLEQEYEEKQMVMHEKHDLEGLVATLCEQAGHRDFDVEKKLRRDLKRTHALLADAQTLLDAVHGGGQSGKIPDSGTKEQLERLHCQLEESESRRREVEDIQTTLTQELEDVQIQLENVCKQKTLADEELCVLRRENVDLLKRLEEDQDDLNQLMTKHKALIAQSSSDICQIRELQTELEDVKKQRHGLQEELQRQASRLRFMESSTVERSIVSKQEAHVCDLENKLEFSKGQVKRFEVLVLRLRDSVVRLGEELEQSTQSEARERDNARYFQQRLQDMRVEMEELSQRQQDSARRRMELEMQVEELTAIRQTLQADLETSIRRIVDLQAALEDVRSSDDSDTDSGHEMAAASKPLESSNGSVGTEETGEGVRGRRRTAIGDSRAGGSPCGGPRGGRTSAADSSSTYSFRLGARLCSSCDPDEDDSAAGLPGGGLARAASSSALSELLEGLRKRRAGTCGDAGSAVSLPVYQTTAACALRRRASALSLASGEVPEARPGILKPTSPLLPRSASARSVCDTPTAASSATPLRSNSCDSPAPLPSLPLLSSLASSHVARQPPPSRHASAERSPTRCLPTLAIPEEDWQGPRQFVSTLQRSPQALRRCTQGGLLSEDVSENTLAPEGGAFREWRHPGESDAGSVTSDMFDVPPAIRRAQSAGSLAGSVRGGRRALSVHFGELPPSTRRRKSSDSESSGTGSSAGSGEPTRPRRRTDRPSGERLEAEGSEGGDGGDNCADDTGSGDVASVMRKYLNKEIN; encoded by the exons ATGGCGCTGTCCTCACGCTTAAAACTTTGGGAAAAGAAG attCAGGAGGAGAACCATCCGGCCCCCATCCCACCGCCATCCCTACCAGCCCTCTCGGGCGGCTTCCTCAAACAACTGGTCCGAGATTCAGAGaaagaaaccaaacaaaagGAATCAGACGTCAAAGATGAaaaacca CAGCCAAGCAAACTAAGTGACAACTTGGTGCAGCAGTTCCTGCTTCCCGATCAGACTCCACCCATCCTGGAGGCGGAGATGTTGCTGCGAGCCGAAAAGCAAAGCCACTCTTCCAGCCCCGCCGTCTCGCCCCATCCACCCTCACCCCAAAGAACCGCGGTCATCCCCAATGGGACGGAAACCCGACGGGAGGTCACACCGGAGCTGTATACCCGAGGAAAGGGCGAGACTGAGGAGGTGAAGGCGAGtctgcaggaggaggagaaagtggAGGAAATGTTGGAGAAACGTCAGGAACCGGAAGGAAGACTAGCGGACGCCAACGTGATGGAGTTTGACAGGGGGGAG GTGAAGGATGTGTGGTACGAGGCGGACCCCGTTTGGTACGTGCATAAGGACGGATTCACGCTGG CCACTCAGTTGAAGCCCGATGAAGGGACGCCCGACCTTCCCCAAGGCCGCGTCAGACTGCGCCTCCACACCGACGGATCGCTGCTTGACGTGGCCGAAGACCAGATTGACAAA TGCAACCCCGCCCACCTGGACCTGTGCGAGGACCTAAGTGAACTCCAGAGCATCAACGAGAGCAGCGTCTTGCACACGCTAATTACCCGAGCTAAGGCTAACATGCCGCTGACGCACGCCGGACCCAACCTGATCAACTTCTGGCCACCGCTGCAGACCCACAGCAAG GCTCCAAAATCCCGGCGCGGCGAGTCATGTTGGGACGCTCCACCCGCTCTGTCAGCCCTGGTCAAGCGAGTATACGTGTCGGTGGTGGACTCCCGTCGTGACCACTGCATCTGCGCGACGGGTCGCAGCGGCACCGGCAAGACAACCGCCTGCCGGGCCTTCGCTTTGGCGCTGCTCAAGCAAGCCGGAACCGCCGGACCCAACATGAGCG TGGATCGCGTGCAGGCAATGTTTACGGTGTTGAAGTCTTTCGGCTGCGTGGCTTCGTCGCACAGTGACGCCTCGTCGCGCTTCGCCATGCTTTTCTCGTTGGACTTGAACCACGCTGGGCGAGTCGCCGCCGGACACCTACAG ACGATGATGTTGGACAAATGGCGAATTTGTCACGCAACGGCAGGAGAGAGCAACTTCCTGGTCTTCTCGCAGATGCTAGCTGGACTTAGTACAGAGATGAG GTCGGAGCTGCAACTTCATCATATTCCGGAGCGCCATTCCTTCGGCATCGCCCCTCCTACTAAG GTGGAGGAAAAACAGCGAGCGTCCGTGGCCTTTGCCAAGCTCcaggttgccatggaaacactgGGCTTCAGCACCAGCGAGCAGAAGGCCATCTGGCATGTGCTAGCCGGGATTTACCATCTGGGGGCTGCGGGGGCCTGCAAAG tgGGGCGGAGACAGTTTTTGAATTTTGACAGCGCTCAGGCGGCTAGCTGCGTGCTAGGCTTCGATGCGGAGGAGTTTCACACTTTCATCTTCAAGCATCACCTCAGGCAACTGCTGCAGAGGGCCACCGGGAGCGCCAGAGAGCACAATAGCGTCCCCCAGGTGGAAGAGG GTCCCAGGATGACAGCGGCACAGTGCATCGACGGGATGGCATCCGGTCTTTATGAAGAACTATTCACTGCCATCGTGTCACTCATCAACAG ATCCCTGAGCGGCCAGCAGTTGGCGCTGGCATCCGTGATGGTGGTGGACACACCAGGCCTGAGGAACCCTCGCCACGCGGCGCACCAACAAGCGGCCAACTTCAGCGACTTCTGTCACAACTACCTGCAAGAGCGACTTGCGCAACATCGATACGCGCACACCTTCACAAACACCATGGACAGATACGCACAG gAGAACGTTCACGTGGAGCTGAATTGTCCTGAAGCGAACCCAGCTGATGTCGTGTCCGCCATTGACCAGCCAGCTCCTCAG GTGCGCGCAGTGGGCGACGCCCCTCGCGGTCTGCTCTGGGCGCTGGATGAGGAGATGCTGACGCCCACGTCCAGCGAGGACGCCGCCCTGGAGCGCGTATGCCGTCATTACAACAACAGCG TGCGTCAATGCGAGCAACCCCTGCACTGCGAAGTTCAGCATCTGACGGGAAACGATCCCGTCCGCTATGACCTGAGCGGATGGTTTGACGTGCTGCACCACAACCCGGCAGGGGGCAACGCCGCCGAGCTGCTGCGCAACTCCGCCAT CGTACCGGTGAAGTCGCTGTTCACACCGAGCGCGCGTGTGGCTCCTGCACGCGGCGGCGTGTGCGGCctggaaggctggagccagcgCTCCCTGCAGAGAAGCAGCACCATTCGTAAGACGCTGAGCGCCGGGTCGGCGGCCCTGCGCAGACACTCGCCATGCATCGCCATCAAGCTGCAAGCC GACGCGCTGGTCAACGTGATGCGCCGCGCCAGGCCTATCTTCCTGCAGTGTTTCAGCGGCAAGACGGACGCCAGCGGCGCCTTCGACGTGGTCCAGCTCAGAGCTCAACTGGAGGCCGCGCAGACGCTGGCCATGCTGCGGGTGTACCGTACAG GTTACCCGGATCACATGACCCTGAGCGACTTCCGCTGTCACTTCCAGGCATTGTCTCCGCCCATCATGAAGCGTTACGCCTCAATGTTTGTCAGCCACGACGAGAGGAAG GCCGTAGACGAGCTACTGGCCGACTTGGACCTGGACCCCAAGAGCATCGCAGTTGGCGCCAGTCGG GTGTTCATGAAGCGTGGCGTGCTGCGCCACCTGGAGGCCCGGCGGGACCTTCAGGTCGCGGGATGGCTGGTCCACCTTCAGGCGGCCTGCGTCGGTCACCTGGCCAGACACAAGTACCGCACGCTCAAG GTGCAGCACATGGCTGTGCGGTGCCTGCAGAGGAACCTGCGAGTGCTGCGCACAGTGTCGGAGTGGAGCTGGTGGAAGCTCTTCTGTCGGGTGCGCCCCCTGCTGGACGTCAATATGGACAACGAGAGGTTGCGCGCCAAAGag GACGAAGTTTTGGGGCTCAGACGACGTTTGGAAAAGTCCGAGAAAGAACGAAACGATTTGAGACAAATGGCCGACGCCTGCGAAACCAAA CTGACAGCGGTGACCGCGGAGCTGAGCGACGAGCGCTTCTGCGGCGACGCGTTGGGTCAGGCTCTGGATGTTGAGAGAGCAGAGAGGCTGAGGCTCAGCAAGGAGAACAAGGATCTGCAG GCTCGCCTGGACCAATGCaaggttgccatggagacactGGAGAAAAATATGGAAGAGGAACGTGAAAAGATTCGCACGCTGGAGAGTCAGCAAATGGCAGGAACAG AGAGCGAACTGGCCTTGCAGCTGGAGTGTTGCCAGACGGAGGTGGACTTCCTTCGCCGACGACTGCAGCAGACCGACGAAAAGGCGGAGGCCGAGCGGCAAGCGCGGCAGCAGGTGGATGCCAAG GTGGCGTCATTACAGGCTCAACTGGACGAGTCCAAGCGGACCGCGACTGACCTAAAACGTCACAACCGGCGCCTGGCCAATGAACTGCACGACGCCAGGGTGATGACGGACAACCTGCACAATCGGACGCACCAACTGGAACGCAAACGACGACG CTTTGACGGCGAGCTGGCTGCGGCGTTAGGGGAAGCCGAGAGCGAGCGGGAGCTGAAAGACAAAACTCTGCAGGAGAACGCCGCGCTGGGTGTGCAGATTTTCACACTGCGTCGAGACCTCGAG GAGAGTCGGGCGGAGGCGCGCCGCTTGCAGAAGCAGAAGGACGAGTTGTGCAGTCAGATTCGCGACCTCAGCGTCAATCTGACGCCCGACTCGGTGCCTGAGCTGAAGAGACAAGTGCGCCACCTGGAGGGCGTGGCCGGCCAGCGGGCTGAAGAGGTGACCAAACTGACGGCTACCGttgaacagcagcagcag GTTCAAGTGCGTGTGGAGTTGGAGATGGCTCGAGTGAAGCAGATGCACCAAAAGGAGCTGGAGGACAAGGAGGAAGAGCTCGAGGATGTGCACAGGTCGTCTCAGAGACGG CTAAGACAACTGGAGATGCAACTGGAGCAGGAATACGAGGAGAAGCAAATGGTCATGCACGAGAAGCATGACCTGGAAGGACTGGTCGCCACACTGTGCGAACAG GCGGGCCACCGCGACTTCGACGTGGAGAAGAAGCTGAGGCGAGACCTGAAAAGGACTCACGCCCTGCTAGCCGATGCCCAGACCCTGCTGGACGCCGTCCACGGCGGAGGACAAAGCGGGAAAATCCCCGACAGTGGGACCAAGGAGCAACTGGAAAGACTTCACTGTCAG TTGGAGGAGAGCGAATCCCGGCGGCGTGAGGTGGAGGACATCCAGACCACCTTGACGCAGGAGCTGGAGGATGTTCAGATTCAACTGGAGAACGTCTGCAAGCAGAAGACTTTG GCGGACGAGGAACTTTGCGTCCTCCGGCGAGAGAATGTCGACCTACTCAAACGTCTGGAAGAGGACCAGGACGACCTCAACCAACTGATGACGAAACATAAAGCTCTCATCGCGCAG TCGTCCAGCGACATCTGTCAGATCCGAGAGTTGCAGACGGAGTTGGAGGATGTGAAAAAGCAGCGACACGGCCTCCAGGAGGAG CTGCAGCGACAGGCGTCCAGGCTGCGCTTCATGGAATCGTCCACGGTGGAGCGCAGCATCGTCAGCAAGCAGGAAGCGCACGTGTGCGACCTGGAGAACAAACTGGAGTTCAGCAAAGGTCAAGTTAAAAGATTTGAG GTGCTGGTGCTGCGGCTGCGCGACAGCGTGGTGCGCCTGGGAGAGGAGCTGGAGCAGAGCACCCAGTCGGAGGCTCGCGAGCGTGACAACGCTCGTTACTTCCAACAGCGTCTTCAAGACATGCGCGTGGAAATGGAGGAGCTGAGCCAACGGCAGCAGGACAGCGCGAGACGCCGCATGGAGCTG GAGATGCAGGTGGAGGAGCTGACGGCCATCCGCCAGACGTTGCAGGCAGACCTGGAGACGTCCATCCGTCGCATCGTCGACCTGCAGGCCGCCCTGGAGGATGTCCGGTCCAGCGATGACAGCGACACCGACAG CGGTCACGAGATGGCGGCGGCCAGCAAACCTCT GGAATCCAGCAATGGCTCCGTCGGGACCGAGGAAACGGGCGAAGGTGTCCGAGGGCGCCGAAGAACGGCCATAGGAGACTCGCGGGCCGGTGGATCGCCCTGTGGCGGCCCCCGGGGGGGGCGCACGTCGGCGGCCGACTCCAGCAGCACATACAGTTTCCG TTTGGGTGCTCGTTTGTGCAGCTCCTGCGACCCAGATGAGGACGACTCAGCCGCGGGGCTTCCGGGAGGAGGTCTGGCCCGGGCAGCATCCTCGTCTGCGCTGTCCGAGCTTCTCGAAGGACTTCGCAAGCGGCGAGCGGGCACTTGTGGCGATGCGGGCAGCGCTGTTTCGCTTCCCGTTTATCAAACCACAGCGGCATGCGCCCTGCGCCGCCGGGCCTCGGCGCTGTCCCTCGCATCAGGTGAAGTTCCCGAAGCTCGCCCGGGCATCCTGAAGCCGACGTCGCCCCTCCTACCGCGCTCCGCCAGCGCTCGTTCCGTTTGTGACACGCCAACGGCTGCCTCCTCTGCTACGCCGTTGCGCTCGAATTCCTGCGACTCGCCGGCGCCACTACCATCGCTGCCCCTTCTTTCATCTCTCGCATCCTCGCACGTCGCCCGCCAGCCTCCCCCCAGCCGACATGCCTCTGCTGAGCGCTCCCCAACCCGATGCCTCCCCACCCTGGCCATCCCGGAGGAGGACTGGCAGGGACCTCGGCAGTTCGTGTCGACCCTTCAGCGATCCCCGCAGGCACTCCGCCGTTGCACGCAAGGAGGTTTGCTTTCGGAGGACGTCTCTGAGAACACCCTGGCGCCCGAAGGCGGGGCGTTCCGGGAATGGCGCCACCCGGGCGAGTCGGACGCCGGGTCTGTCACGTCTGACATGTTCGACGTCCCCCCCGCCATCCGTAGAGCTCAGTCGGCTGGCAGCCTGGCCGGTTCGGTGCGCGGCGGCCGCCGGGCGCTCAGCGTCCACTTCGGAGAACTGCCACCATCCACCCGGCGCCGCAAGAGCTCAGACTCGGAGTCGTCCGGGACGGGAAGCTCGGCGGGAAGTGGCGAGCCAACGCGGCCCCGACGACGCACGGACCGGCCAAGTGGGGAACGACTTGAGGCGGAGGGCAGCGAGGGCGGAGACGGCGGCGACAATTGTGCCGACGACACCGGCAGCGGTGACGTGGCCTCCGTTATGAGAAAGTATCTCAACAAGGAAATCAACTGA